In Kaistella faecalis, a genomic segment contains:
- a CDS encoding TatD family hydrolase — MNNFLFDTHAHLDLSTNFNEEVNSIEKLKIYTIAVTNLPPLYVKFKSRIESKYIKPALGFHPELIEKYQKYIPQMWRLLDEAKYIGEVGLDYKAAINSKAIQLSFFESLIHKCNDLGGKVLTIHSRNSVDDVLSIIGRRFNSKFILHWYSGNLKNIDVAVANGAYFSINNAMFNSNNGLKIINHIPPDRLLLESDYPFVISKNKTPFRVIDINETVINLAKLKNHNYDEMLKVLNENFKQILR; from the coding sequence ATGAATAATTTTTTATTTGATACTCATGCTCATTTAGATTTGTCAACTAATTTTAATGAGGAAGTTAATAGTATTGAAAAACTAAAAATATACACAATAGCTGTAACAAATCTTCCTCCTCTTTACGTTAAGTTTAAAAGCAGGATTGAATCAAAATATATAAAACCCGCTTTAGGGTTTCACCCTGAACTCATTGAGAAATACCAAAAGTATATACCTCAAATGTGGAGACTATTAGATGAGGCAAAATATATTGGAGAGGTTGGTTTGGATTATAAGGCTGCAATTAATTCAAAAGCAATTCAATTAAGTTTTTTTGAATCACTTATTCATAAATGTAATGATTTAGGAGGGAAAGTATTAACCATACATAGTAGAAATAGCGTTGATGATGTTTTATCTATTATAGGAAGAAGGTTTAATAGTAAATTTATTTTACATTGGTATTCAGGTAATTTAAAAAATATAGATGTAGCAGTTGCTAATGGAGCCTATTTTTCTATTAACAATGCAATGTTCAATTCTAATAATGGATTAAAGATAATCAATCACATCCCACCTGACAGGCTTCTTTTAGAATCTGATTATCCTTTTGTAATTAGTAAAAATAAAACTCCTTTTAGAGTTATTGATATTAATGAAACTGTTATTAATTTAGCAAAATTAAAAAACCATAATTATGATGAAATGCTAAAAGTCTTAAATGAAAATTTCAAGCAAATACTTAGGTAG